In the genome of Thermoanaerobacterales bacterium, the window CCGCCGTGCCGTAACCCTGGTAGACCGCGATCCCGTAACGGTCATACAGCAGAGACCGCAGGTCCTCCGACAGACGCTCGGCGGTGACCCAGGCGCGCTTCAGCCTTAGATCGCCTGGACAGGTGAAGCCCATTTCTTCCGCCTTTTGCAACAAGGCATAGAGGAAGCTGGGAACGCCGACGTAACCGTTAACCTTGACGTCCCTCATAACCCGCAGTTGGTGCTCGCTGTTGCCCACGCCCGCCGGGATGACTGTGCACCCCAGCTTGCGCAGGGCACCGTCAAACATCATTCCCGCGGGCGTGAGGTGGTAGGAGAAGGTGTTCTGAACAATATCCCCGCGGGCGAAACCCGCCGCGGCGAGAGCTTCCGCCCAACCCCAGTAGTCCTCCCGCAGCCCCTGGGGGTCGTAGATAGGCCCGGGGGAAACAAAAATCCGCGCCAATTCAGTTACCGGACACGTAAGGAAACCCCCGAAGGGGGGGTCATCCTGCTGTCGCTGGATAAGTTCGGCTTTATGGGTAACCGGTAGGCGTGCCAGGTCCCCCGCCTCGCGGATATCGTCAGGAGTCAGGCCGGCCGCCTTGAACGTGTCCCGCACGGCGGAGGAGCGGGAATAGGCTGACCGGACGAAGTCCGTTAACGCGCTCAAGAAAGCCACCTCTTCCGACGTTTGTAGTGTTTGACGTCCCGGTAGC includes:
- a CDS encoding AMP-binding protein, which produces MSALTDFVRSAYSRSSAVRDTFKAAGLTPDDIREAGDLARLPVTHKAELIQRQQDDPPFGGFLTCPVTELARIFVSPGPIYDPQGLREDYWGWAEALAAAGFARGDIVQNTFSYHLTPAGMMFDGALRKLGCTVIPAGVGNSEHQLRVMRDVKVNGYVGVPSFLYALLQKAEEMGFTCPGDLRLKRAWVTAERLSEDLRSLLYDRYGIAVYQGYGTADTGCVAYECRKRRGLHPADRVLLEIADPATGQPLGPGQAGEVVVTILEPSYPLLRFGTGDLGVMTVEPCACGLPGPRLLGILGRTGDGVKVRGLFLYPHQIDELVQRIPGALRCQAVVTRKEFRDELTLLVELASPEDAGAGSDGVAALARDILRLRAAVEFVPPGSLKGEERLVDRRRWES